Proteins encoded in a region of the Haloglomus salinum genome:
- a CDS encoding NOG1 family protein — translation MPAFESLQTVPRSEELVDKAFSRAARAGRAKQGVEAQESMLITASNILSDNLENVVTNWPDFDTVDPFYRELADAVCRDTEGVPGVDALRQNLSEVGWASRQISELRSDYQGRIRRADSDTARKVRKQAFARFADICEEVEDDLLALGEAREALKTLPDIRADEPAIVVAGYPNVGKSSFVNHVTNASNETASYPFTTTQIRVGHVERDHIRYQLVDTPGLLDQPADERNAIESQAVSALTHLADAVLFMLDASGDCGYPIEAQLELRDELEERFAVTADADDEPVPVVTVCNKSDRSRDVDADAYMSITEGENVEGVLDLVVDAVGYEPELPFDE, via the coding sequence ATGCCCGCATTCGAATCCCTGCAGACCGTTCCTCGCTCGGAGGAACTCGTGGACAAGGCGTTCTCCCGAGCGGCGCGTGCGGGCCGCGCGAAGCAAGGCGTCGAGGCCCAGGAGTCGATGCTCATCACGGCGTCGAACATCCTGAGCGACAACCTCGAGAACGTCGTCACCAACTGGCCGGATTTCGACACCGTCGACCCGTTCTACCGTGAACTGGCCGACGCCGTCTGCCGGGACACCGAGGGTGTCCCCGGCGTGGACGCGCTCCGGCAGAACCTCTCGGAGGTCGGCTGGGCGAGCCGGCAGATCAGCGAACTCCGGAGCGACTACCAGGGGCGAATCCGCCGCGCGGACTCCGACACCGCACGCAAGGTCCGCAAGCAGGCGTTCGCGCGGTTCGCCGACATCTGTGAGGAGGTCGAGGACGACCTGCTCGCGCTTGGCGAGGCACGCGAGGCGCTGAAGACCCTGCCCGACATCCGCGCGGACGAACCCGCCATCGTCGTCGCGGGCTACCCGAACGTCGGCAAGTCCTCGTTCGTCAACCACGTCACGAACGCCAGCAACGAGACCGCGAGCTACCCGTTCACGACGACGCAGATTCGCGTGGGCCACGTCGAGCGTGACCACATCCGCTACCAGCTCGTGGACACGCCCGGCCTGCTGGACCAGCCGGCCGACGAGCGTAACGCCATCGAGTCACAGGCCGTGAGCGCGCTGACCCACCTCGCCGACGCCGTCCTGTTCATGCTGGACGCGAGCGGGGACTGTGGCTACCCCATCGAGGCCCAGCTCGAACTCCGGGACGAACTGGAGGAGCGGTTCGCCGTGACCGCCGACGCGGACGACGAGCCCGTCCCCGTGGTCACGGTCTGCAACAAGAGCGACCGCTCGCGTGACGTGGATGCCGACGCGTACATGAGCATCACCGAGGGCGAGAACGTCGAGGGGGTGCTCGACCTCGTCGTCGACGCGGTCGGCTACGAGCCGGAGCTCCCGTTCGACGAGTAG
- a CDS encoding acyl-CoA thioesterase yields the protein MDADTIPDDPADDRFHYVYENRVRYAETDAQGVVFYGEYVTYQDETFSEFLRTIDFPYDEFEAGGVDFHVVHTELDYHSFAEFDDELRNGFRVAAVRDSSADFEWVCRQADDDRVVASGELTHVAVGEDGPTRVPDDFREAVVAFQDEPPEPV from the coding sequence ATGGACGCCGACACCATCCCCGACGACCCGGCCGACGACCGCTTCCACTACGTCTACGAGAACCGCGTCCGGTACGCCGAGACGGACGCGCAGGGCGTCGTCTTCTACGGCGAGTACGTCACGTACCAGGACGAGACGTTCTCCGAGTTCCTCCGGACTATCGACTTCCCGTACGACGAGTTCGAGGCGGGCGGCGTCGACTTCCACGTCGTCCACACGGAACTGGACTACCACTCGTTCGCCGAGTTCGACGACGAACTCCGCAACGGCTTCCGTGTCGCGGCGGTTCGCGATTCGAGCGCCGACTTCGAGTGGGTCTGCCGGCAGGCCGACGACGACCGCGTCGTCGCCAGCGGCGAACTCACACACGTCGCCGTTGGCGAGGACGGCCCCACCCGCGTCCCCGACGACTTCCGGGAGGCGGTCGTGGCGTTCCAGGACGAGCCGCCAGAGCCGGTGTGA
- a CDS encoding metallophosphoesterase family protein, with protein sequence MRLAVLADVHANHPALEAVLSDLPPVDALACAGDIVGYGPHPAACVDRLREWDGRLLAVQGNHDRAVAAGADLGNGMAGAGVRHAREELDADALAWLDGLPPVREAFDGRLRVAHGHPEDPDRYVYPSLFDASLLADERVLVLGHTHVQACERFERPGWGGPERRLVLNPGSVGQPRDGGRAHGASEGSSESSDGDPDAAYATLALDDDPEATLHRVPYDVERTVRDIQAAGLPAAAGDRLRKGV encoded by the coding sequence ATGCGACTGGCCGTCCTCGCGGACGTGCACGCGAACCACCCGGCACTGGAGGCCGTTCTCTCCGACCTTCCGCCCGTCGACGCGCTGGCCTGTGCGGGCGACATCGTCGGGTACGGCCCCCATCCGGCCGCGTGCGTCGACCGGCTTCGCGAGTGGGACGGCCGCCTGCTGGCGGTGCAGGGGAACCACGACCGGGCGGTAGCGGCGGGCGCGGACCTGGGCAACGGGATGGCGGGCGCCGGCGTCCGCCACGCCCGGGAGGAACTCGACGCTGACGCGCTCGCGTGGCTGGACGGACTCCCTCCGGTCCGGGAGGCGTTCGACGGCCGCCTCCGGGTCGCCCACGGCCATCCCGAGGACCCGGACCGCTACGTCTACCCGTCGCTGTTCGACGCCTCGCTGCTGGCCGACGAGCGCGTGCTGGTGCTGGGACACACGCACGTCCAGGCGTGCGAACGGTTCGAGCGGCCCGGGTGGGGTGGCCCGGAGCGGCGGCTGGTGCTGAACCCGGGGAGCGTCGGCCAGCCCCGTGACGGGGGGCGCGCCCACGGAGCGAGCGAGGGGTCGTCGGAGTCCTCCGACGGCGACCCGGACGCGGCGTACGCGACGCTGGCGCTCGATGACGACCCCGAGGCGACGCTCCATCGAGTGCCGTACGACGTCGAGCGGACGGTGCGGGATATCCAGGCGGCCGGACTGCCGGCGGCAGCGGGCGACCGTCTCCGCAAGGGCGTCTGA
- a CDS encoding DUF5810 domain-containing protein, with product MSTGYACPVCDDPQADIGHLANHLAFTAILRNEAHADWLDEHVPAWNEYDEAALSSALADHTDRLEECEYPQVFEDTTGEDGTAPGRDDPGERSGALFDDGHAHDHGQQHGQQHGHGPSGVPEGVETASVPGGELDDEEREAILEEAREMTRELREGDGDAGDPATEGDGDDGTDNEATDDE from the coding sequence ATGAGCACAGGCTACGCCTGTCCGGTCTGTGACGACCCGCAGGCCGACATCGGCCACCTCGCCAACCACCTCGCGTTCACCGCGATACTCCGGAACGAGGCCCACGCCGACTGGCTGGACGAGCACGTCCCGGCGTGGAACGAGTACGACGAGGCGGCACTCTCGTCGGCGCTGGCAGACCACACGGACCGCCTCGAGGAGTGTGAGTACCCGCAGGTGTTCGAGGACACCACCGGGGAGGACGGCACCGCGCCCGGCCGGGACGACCCGGGCGAACGCTCGGGCGCGCTGTTCGACGACGGACACGCCCACGACCACGGTCAGCAGCACGGCCAGCAACACGGCCACGGACCGTCCGGCGTCCCAGAGGGCGTCGAGACGGCCTCGGTCCCGGGCGGTGAACTCGACGACGAGGAGCGCGAGGCCATCCTGGAGGAGGCCCGCGAGATGACGCGGGAACTGCGCGAGGGGGATGGCGATGCGGGGGACCCAGCCACCGAGGGAGACGGAGACGACGGGACCGACAACGAGGCGACCGACGACGAGTAG
- a CDS encoding DUF7529 family protein: MTDAGEQSDDIDPAEQLAANAEVHTSAWGETIEEMQARAAEYEADGWETHHVATLDTSTASADEAQAARGDYGWGILHTIPDNYVEEFADAVDRGEFPEYDVFRRLVDGRVFHLLVLRDPDERIALFVAGNYLLQRAEGCIATAKREGYVQTWLMGTDETVAGTFRHEAPEKFFPRWDDFAAYFDRDEADA; this comes from the coding sequence ATGACCGACGCGGGAGAGCAGTCGGACGACATCGACCCCGCCGAACAGCTGGCCGCGAACGCCGAGGTGCATACCAGCGCGTGGGGAGAGACCATCGAGGAGATGCAGGCCCGCGCCGCGGAGTACGAGGCGGACGGCTGGGAGACCCACCACGTCGCGACGCTGGACACGTCGACGGCGTCGGCCGACGAGGCACAGGCTGCCCGCGGCGACTACGGCTGGGGTATCCTCCACACCATCCCCGACAACTACGTCGAGGAGTTCGCGGACGCCGTCGACCGCGGGGAGTTCCCCGAGTACGACGTCTTCCGTCGCCTCGTCGACGGTCGCGTCTTCCACCTGCTGGTCCTCCGGGACCCCGACGAGCGTATCGCGCTGTTCGTCGCCGGCAACTACCTCCTCCAGCGGGCCGAGGGCTGTATCGCAACCGCCAAGCGCGAGGGATACGTCCAGACCTGGCTCATGGGGACCGACGAGACCGTCGCCGGAACCTTCCGGCACGAGGCCCCCGAGAAGTTCTTCCCCCGCTGGGACGACTTCGCGGCGTACTTCGACCGCGACGAGGCCGACGCCTGA
- a CDS encoding GAF domain-containing sensor histidine kinase gives MSEEAETPDAHDGTAATREQMLASLLDATRELMMARDADAICQVAVDAASDRLGYELVGIHLPPGAPWTEQDADTDARAGLEPVAWTDALVDIIGQSPPPTIEPDSGVAWESFEQGTLRVYDDLQTADIELMDPETAFRSELHVPLGRHGLLLIGSAEVDEFDAEDIYFARILAANTTAALDNLASRRAVELREQELARQNRRLEEFAGVISHDLRNPLAIAQASLEMTLADDGTNELEKTRDALDRMEALVDGLLTLAREGRAVGDTSAVNIVTVAERAWATVETGDARLETEPMPELRADADRFQQLLENLFRNSVEHGATGGQPEADTPATLTVTVGPLADGAGFYVADDGRGIPEAERESVFEHGISTAGGTGLGLTIVRTIAEAHGWTVTVTESDGGGARFEFRIDER, from the coding sequence ATGTCCGAGGAGGCGGAGACGCCGGACGCCCACGACGGAACGGCGGCGACCCGGGAGCAGATGCTCGCGTCACTGCTGGACGCCACCCGGGAGCTGATGATGGCCCGGGACGCCGACGCCATCTGCCAGGTGGCCGTCGACGCGGCAAGCGACCGCCTCGGCTACGAACTCGTCGGTATCCACCTTCCCCCGGGCGCGCCATGGACCGAGCAGGACGCCGACACCGACGCCCGGGCGGGACTGGAACCGGTCGCGTGGACGGACGCGCTGGTCGACATCATCGGCCAGTCCCCGCCGCCGACAATCGAACCGGACTCCGGGGTCGCGTGGGAGAGCTTCGAACAGGGGACGCTCCGGGTCTACGACGACCTCCAGACGGCCGACATCGAGCTGATGGACCCGGAGACGGCGTTCCGGAGCGAACTACACGTCCCGCTGGGGCGCCACGGACTCCTCCTCATCGGGTCGGCGGAGGTCGACGAGTTCGACGCCGAGGACATCTACTTCGCGCGCATCCTCGCGGCCAACACCACCGCGGCGCTCGACAACCTCGCCTCCCGCCGGGCGGTCGAACTGCGCGAACAGGAACTGGCCCGACAGAACCGCCGGCTCGAGGAGTTCGCGGGCGTCATCAGCCACGACCTCCGGAACCCGCTGGCCATCGCACAGGCCAGCCTCGAGATGACACTCGCGGACGACGGCACGAACGAACTGGAGAAGACACGCGACGCGCTCGACCGGATGGAAGCGCTGGTCGACGGCCTGCTCACGCTCGCCCGCGAGGGCCGGGCCGTGGGCGACACCTCGGCCGTGAACATCGTCACCGTCGCCGAACGGGCCTGGGCGACCGTCGAAACCGGCGACGCACGCCTCGAGACCGAGCCGATGCCCGAACTCCGCGCCGACGCCGACCGGTTCCAGCAACTGCTGGAGAACCTCTTTCGGAACAGTGTGGAGCACGGCGCCACAGGGGGGCAGCCGGAGGCCGACACCCCGGCCACCCTGACCGTCACCGTCGGTCCGCTCGCGGACGGCGCGGGCTTCTACGTGGCCGACGATGGCAGGGGAATCCCCGAAGCCGAACGCGAGTCCGTCTTCGAGCACGGTATCTCGACGGCCGGCGGTACCGGTCTCGGCCTCACCATCGTCCGCACCATCGCGGAAGCCCACGGCTGGACGGTCACGGTGACGGAGAGCGATGGGGGCGGAGCCCGGTTCGAGTTCCGCATCGACGAGCGCTGA
- the rimI gene encoding ribosomal protein S18-alanine N-acetyltransferase, producing MTATPPRRTLVVREATRADLLEVFRIERTSFPQPWPYGAFEGFLGTPGFLVAECRDEGDDPGTIAGYIVADTVPNHGNPIGHVKDIAVHPDHRGQGIGRRLLERGLAVMDGHGAARVKLEVRDGNEAALSLYRDFGFTHHHTIPGYYDDGTDALVMVRPGG from the coding sequence GTGACGGCCACGCCCCCGCGCCGGACGCTCGTGGTACGCGAGGCCACCCGCGCGGACCTGCTGGAGGTGTTCCGCATCGAGCGGACCTCGTTCCCCCAGCCCTGGCCCTACGGGGCGTTCGAGGGGTTCCTCGGGACGCCCGGGTTCCTCGTGGCCGAGTGCCGCGACGAGGGCGACGACCCGGGCACCATCGCCGGCTACATCGTCGCCGATACCGTGCCGAACCACGGCAACCCCATCGGCCACGTGAAGGACATCGCCGTCCACCCGGACCATCGCGGCCAGGGTATCGGCCGACGCCTGCTGGAACGGGGTCTCGCCGTGATGGACGGCCACGGCGCCGCCCGCGTCAAACTGGAGGTACGGGACGGGAACGAGGCCGCCCTCTCGCTGTACCGCGATTTCGGCTTCACCCACCACCACACCATCCCCGGCTACTACGACGACGGGACGGACGCGCTGGTGATGGTGCGTCCCGGTGGGTGA
- a CDS encoding IMP cyclohydrolase, whose amino-acid sequence MYVGRLLVVGPETAAYRVSSRSFPNRQATVRQDGETVTIEPTPDAPSSDNPYISYNCLRVVETPAGEATAIGNGSHVDPVAEKLGLGYPPRDALVTALHALDFEKDDYDTPRIAGVLGPDAAYIGTVRSDALLVREVDEPTLVATYEEDAPTAFEFDADGAETAARTAYDLEFEHAVCAAAATRDGEGFDVAAFTPE is encoded by the coding sequence ATGTACGTCGGACGCCTGCTCGTGGTCGGCCCCGAGACAGCCGCCTACCGCGTCTCCTCGCGCTCGTTCCCGAACCGCCAGGCCACCGTTCGCCAGGACGGCGAGACGGTCACCATCGAACCCACCCCGGACGCCCCGTCCAGCGACAACCCCTACATCTCCTACAACTGCCTGCGCGTCGTCGAGACGCCCGCCGGCGAGGCGACCGCCATCGGCAACGGGTCGCACGTCGACCCCGTCGCGGAGAAGCTCGGTCTCGGGTACCCGCCCCGTGACGCCCTCGTGACGGCGCTCCACGCGCTCGACTTCGAGAAAGACGACTACGACACGCCCCGCATCGCCGGCGTGCTCGGCCCCGATGCGGCCTACATCGGGACCGTCCGCAGCGACGCATTGCTCGTCCGCGAGGTCGACGAACCGACGCTCGTCGCCACCTACGAGGAGGACGCGCCGACGGCGTTCGAGTTCGACGCCGATGGCGCCGAGACGGCCGCGCGCACCGCCTACGACCTCGAGTTCGAGCACGCGGTCTGTGCGGCCGCGGCGACCCGCGACGGCGAGGGGTTCGACGTGGCCGCGTTCACGCCGGAGTAG
- a CDS encoding DUF7555 family protein, which produces MTESLRLKLADALLYAVVLTALWAVLFLPPSLLLGGDLVGVKWGLFLVGLLALGAGSFKLRPGKRWRAEDDGLVSGSDGLISDSRGRSQVQRLVDRLPPFRGAPLPDDQRFSDGLKLLLGAVCMLLTSFLLEAVLGVGVPTVG; this is translated from the coding sequence GTGACCGAGTCGCTCCGGCTGAAGCTGGCCGACGCCCTCCTCTATGCCGTCGTGCTGACGGCCCTCTGGGCCGTCCTCTTCCTGCCGCCGAGTCTGCTGCTCGGTGGCGACCTCGTCGGGGTGAAGTGGGGGCTGTTCCTGGTCGGACTGCTGGCGCTCGGTGCCGGGTCGTTCAAGCTCCGCCCCGGGAAGCGCTGGCGTGCCGAGGACGACGGCCTCGTCTCCGGCAGCGACGGGCTCATCTCGGACAGTCGCGGGCGGTCGCAGGTCCAGCGACTCGTCGACCGCCTCCCCCCGTTCCGCGGCGCGCCGCTGCCCGACGACCAGCGCTTCTCCGATGGCCTGAAGCTCCTGCTCGGCGCCGTCTGTATGCTGCTGACCTCGTTCCTGCTGGAGGCCGTGCTCGGCGTCGGCGTGCCGACGGTCGGGTGA
- a CDS encoding phosphotransferase family protein has protein sequence MQDRREQVVAAVCERVLAATPAAVREPPTGNSKRTVLVTLTDGREVAVQYRARQRSLAAEAAVTRAVARRTDVPVAPVLAAGDLADLGVTYLVTERVPGDDLHERFTALDTATRERLARTLGRHLAAVHDAFGFDAPGRVTADGDALVVPEPRPAGAFYREYLDRALADWPDPLAAFEPRVEAALGDRLDDLPAEPVRLFPWDYRPGNVIVRGDPPEVAAVLDWGEPLAAHPGLSAAKAEFTLCDWYVRGEADVAAIREAYRAGYREVRPFPGASFDAFRLLGMVASAADSRGEVTRPRYPVVDADEAAAFHRERLTAVLERLA, from the coding sequence GTGCAGGACCGGCGCGAGCAGGTGGTGGCTGCGGTCTGTGAGCGCGTGCTGGCCGCGACGCCCGCGGCCGTCCGCGAGCCACCCACCGGGAACTCGAAGCGGACCGTACTGGTCACGCTCACCGATGGCCGCGAAGTGGCGGTCCAGTACCGCGCCCGGCAGCGGTCGCTCGCCGCCGAGGCGGCCGTCACGCGCGCCGTCGCGAGGCGAACCGACGTGCCCGTCGCGCCTGTCCTCGCGGCCGGCGACCTCGCGGACCTCGGCGTCACGTACCTCGTCACCGAGCGGGTCCCCGGCGACGACCTCCACGAGCGATTCACCGCGTTGGACACGGCGACGCGCGAACGGCTCGCGCGGACGCTCGGTCGACACCTCGCGGCCGTACACGACGCGTTCGGCTTCGATGCGCCCGGCCGCGTGACGGCCGACGGGGACGCCCTCGTTGTCCCGGAGCCGCGCCCGGCGGGCGCGTTCTACCGGGAGTACCTCGACCGCGCGCTGGCGGACTGGCCCGACCCGCTGGCGGCCTTCGAACCCCGCGTCGAGGCGGCGCTCGGCGACCGACTGGACGACCTCCCCGCCGAACCGGTTCGCCTGTTCCCGTGGGACTACCGCCCCGGGAACGTCATCGTCCGGGGCGACCCACCCGAGGTGGCGGCCGTCCTCGACTGGGGCGAACCGCTCGCAGCCCACCCCGGACTCTCGGCTGCGAAGGCGGAGTTCACGCTCTGTGACTGGTACGTCCGGGGCGAGGCCGACGTGGCGGCGATCCGCGAGGCGTATCGGGCGGGGTATCGCGAGGTGCGCCCGTTCCCAGGCGCGTCGTTCGACGCCTTCCGCCTGCTGGGGATGGTCGCCTCCGCGGCCGACTCGCGCGGCGAGGTGACGCGGCCGCGCTACCCCGTCGTGGACGCCGACGAGGCCGCCGCGTTCCACCGCGAGCGTCTCACGGCGGTGCTGGAACGGCTGGCCTGA
- a CDS encoding RNA-guided endonuclease InsQ/TnpB family protein, producing MAEDYVRRTAITRLSVDGEQRELLEETISEWKRGCQLATDLAWGNCNAKSDVQPLAYDDVREHTDLGSQHAILATHQAAQAITGCLERRANGKKMSKPTFTAPTVTYDTRTMTLFEDDTVSLSTTESRIRCPLALPDADDGYQWQYLHSDKWNVTESTLTARDGEFFLHIGFRRHKTDTERNTAEDGTVLGVDLGIENLAVTSTASFFSGRELTHDLREFEKVRAGLQQTGTRSAHRTLEQSSGRELRYVRDVLHRASNAIVDEALRYDCDVIAFEDLTHIHERTGASWGHKWAFRTLYEQVEYKAEAEGISVKQVGSAYTSKRCAECGFTADENRPIRNNFRCVKCGSEANADYNAAKNIGMRYVRRGQQSPRRTGNSQLALKSGTVTSSGGFTAHPDGFEAEFTDKPHPQRANPSG from the coding sequence GTGGCAGAGGACTACGTGCGTCGGACAGCAATCACTCGCCTCTCGGTAGACGGTGAGCAACGCGAGTTGCTGGAGGAAACGATCTCCGAGTGGAAGCGTGGTTGCCAACTCGCCACCGACCTGGCGTGGGGCAATTGCAACGCCAAAAGCGACGTACAGCCCCTCGCCTACGACGACGTGCGCGAACACACCGACCTCGGGAGTCAGCACGCGATTCTCGCCACCCACCAAGCCGCACAGGCCATCACCGGCTGTCTCGAACGCCGGGCGAACGGCAAGAAGATGAGCAAGCCGACCTTCACCGCACCCACAGTAACGTACGACACTCGGACCATGACGCTGTTCGAGGACGATACCGTGTCGCTCTCCACCACAGAGAGCCGCATCCGGTGTCCGCTTGCTCTTCCCGACGCCGACGATGGCTACCAATGGCAGTACCTCCACTCCGATAAGTGGAATGTCACGGAAAGTACGCTCACCGCCCGTGACGGCGAGTTCTTCTTGCATATCGGCTTCCGCCGGCACAAGACCGACACCGAACGGAACACTGCCGAGGACGGAACGGTCCTCGGGGTCGACCTCGGTATCGAAAACCTCGCCGTCACCAGCACAGCCTCCTTTTTCAGTGGACGGGAACTAACCCACGACCTCCGTGAGTTCGAGAAGGTACGTGCCGGACTCCAACAGACTGGGACGCGAAGCGCCCACCGAACGCTGGAACAGTCGAGTGGCCGTGAACTTCGCTACGTCCGTGATGTACTCCACCGAGCCTCGAACGCCATCGTAGACGAAGCACTCCGATACGACTGCGACGTGATAGCGTTCGAGGACCTGACCCACATCCACGAACGGACTGGCGCGTCGTGGGGACACAAGTGGGCATTCCGAACACTCTACGAGCAGGTGGAGTACAAAGCCGAAGCCGAAGGCATCTCAGTGAAGCAAGTCGGGTCGGCGTACACGTCGAAGCGGTGCGCCGAGTGTGGATTCACGGCAGATGAGAATCGTCCAATCCGAAACAACTTCCGGTGCGTAAAGTGTGGGTCGGAAGCGAATGCGGACTACAACGCGGCGAAGAACATCGGGATGCGGTACGTCCGTCGGGGCCAACAGTCGCCTCGGCGGACGGGCAACAGTCAACTTGCCCTGAAGTCTGGAACGGTGACGTCGAGTGGCGGATTTACCGCCCACCCGGATGGGTTCGAGGCCGAGTTCACGGACAAGCCCCACCCTCAACGAGCGAACCCGTCCGGGTGA
- a CDS encoding MBL fold metallo-hydrolase: MTDDADPGADPEAGPAAGDPVAESPEPEEAGALTPADLQAWLDDGRQFTLLDTRNREEIDEWRIDAPRRLDVPYMKFVSARVTGGVAGLVADAAEGDIEGPFVAVCPRGEASAEVADLLADEGYEAYNLAGGMHGWARLYEATELPAGSTPAGVTVHQYRRPSSGCLAYLVASGDEAVVVDPLRAFADRYVADAREYGADLVAAVDTHVHADHVSGVRAVADATGTDAVLPAGATDRGLAWDATLVAAGETLEVGDTELEAVAAPGHTTEMLAYRVGDVLLTGDSLFTHSVARPDLEWAAPRAAESRAASPRDADAADVEAFAATLHETLTERFDAFDDETLVAPGHYASEAEVEEDRVTARLGDLRESLDLLSVDRETFVERVLAGMPPRPANHETIIAVNLGNETADADAAFELELGPNNCAATAD; this comes from the coding sequence ATGACCGACGACGCCGACCCCGGAGCCGACCCCGAGGCCGGTCCGGCCGCGGGCGACCCCGTGGCCGAGTCCCCGGAACCGGAGGAGGCGGGCGCGCTCACGCCGGCCGACCTGCAGGCGTGGCTCGACGACGGCCGACAGTTCACCCTGCTGGACACGCGGAACCGCGAGGAGATCGACGAGTGGCGCATCGACGCGCCGCGGCGGCTCGACGTGCCGTACATGAAGTTCGTGAGCGCACGCGTGACGGGTGGCGTGGCGGGCCTCGTCGCGGACGCAGCCGAAGGCGACATCGAGGGGCCGTTCGTGGCGGTCTGTCCGCGCGGCGAGGCCAGCGCGGAGGTCGCGGACCTGCTCGCAGACGAAGGGTACGAGGCGTACAACCTCGCCGGCGGGATGCACGGCTGGGCACGGCTGTACGAGGCCACGGAACTGCCGGCCGGGTCCACCCCCGCTGGCGTGACCGTTCACCAGTACCGGCGGCCCTCCAGCGGCTGTCTCGCGTACCTCGTCGCGTCGGGCGACGAGGCCGTCGTCGTCGACCCGCTCCGTGCGTTCGCGGACCGGTACGTGGCCGACGCGCGTGAGTACGGGGCCGACCTCGTCGCTGCCGTCGACACACACGTCCACGCCGACCACGTCAGCGGTGTGCGGGCCGTGGCCGACGCGACCGGCACGGACGCCGTCCTCCCGGCGGGTGCCACGGACCGCGGACTGGCGTGGGACGCGACGCTCGTGGCGGCGGGCGAGACGCTCGAGGTGGGCGACACCGAACTCGAAGCCGTCGCCGCGCCGGGGCACACGACGGAGATGCTCGCCTACCGCGTCGGTGACGTGCTGCTGACGGGCGACTCGCTGTTCACGCACAGCGTCGCGCGGCCGGACCTCGAGTGGGCGGCGCCACGCGCCGCCGAGAGTCGAGCGGCATCGCCGCGAGACGCCGACGCCGCAGACGTCGAGGCGTTCGCGGCGACGCTCCACGAGACGCTCACCGAGCGGTTCGACGCATTCGACGACGAGACGCTGGTCGCACCCGGTCACTACGCCAGCGAGGCCGAGGTCGAGGAGGACCGCGTGACCGCACGCCTCGGCGACCTGCGCGAGAGCCTCGACCTCCTCTCTGTCGACCGCGAGACCTTCGTCGAGCGCGTCCTCGCGGGGATGCCCCCACGGCCGGCGAACCACGAGACCATCATCGCGGTCAATCTCGGGAACGAGACGGCCGATGCGGACGCGGCGTTCGAACTCGAACTGGGGCCGAACAACTGTGCCGCGACCGCCGACTGA